In a single window of the Candidatus Omnitrophota bacterium genome:
- a CDS encoding lytic transglycosylase domain-containing protein: MNRKPLLFVTCFCLLLSASFSVLGRKAAKFDIVFLKNDSQLEGCVTVESETHLTVETIGGAVVLPLDSLTRMERAAPGESALFMANQLLDKKNYDRAARFLKKADAYSAWKTEIQAAWQRMQTLQAEDQQKENDLERIQIERLIERKGLQAGIEELQRRHRQSEEDEYWGSYRGRLHLIIAKERLDHLDFQGAERQLTLAEQYGIAPEEWKEVRDKIIAMKRDSLLHGREFLEAKVALRGKKTGRKPADSSNFLTAVETAEKNGEPLPPLEWLRFVDQYSRDNEINPLLVWALIDVESAWQRDIVSSKGAQGLMQLMPPTADDLNVDDPFDPEENIRGGTQYLRFLLSMFNDRDTALAAYNVGPGRVEKTGVPPAGKRYIAKVTKRLAALQERFGVNVN; the protein is encoded by the coding sequence ATGAATCGCAAACCTCTTCTATTCGTAACATGCTTTTGCCTTCTCCTCAGCGCCTCTTTCAGCGTGCTGGGCAGGAAAGCGGCAAAATTCGATATTGTATTTCTGAAAAACGATTCGCAACTGGAAGGATGCGTTACTGTGGAGTCGGAAACCCATCTAACCGTCGAAACCATCGGAGGCGCCGTCGTTCTTCCATTAGACTCGCTGACTCGAATGGAACGCGCCGCTCCCGGCGAAAGCGCTTTGTTCATGGCGAATCAGCTGCTGGATAAAAAAAATTACGACCGCGCCGCCCGGTTTCTGAAAAAAGCGGATGCGTATTCCGCCTGGAAGACGGAAATCCAAGCCGCCTGGCAGCGGATGCAAACTCTGCAAGCCGAAGACCAGCAAAAAGAGAACGATTTGGAGCGCATTCAAATCGAACGGCTTATCGAACGGAAAGGACTCCAGGCGGGCATTGAAGAACTGCAACGCCGCCATCGCCAAAGCGAAGAAGACGAGTATTGGGGCAGCTACCGTGGCCGTTTGCATCTCATCATCGCGAAAGAACGCTTGGATCATCTCGATTTTCAGGGCGCAGAACGACAATTGACGTTAGCGGAACAATACGGAATCGCCCCCGAAGAATGGAAGGAAGTCCGCGATAAGATTATCGCCATGAAAAGAGACAGCTTGCTTCACGGACGGGAATTTTTAGAAGCAAAGGTGGCGTTGCGAGGTAAAAAGACGGGGAGGAAGCCCGCGGATTCGTCTAATTTCCTGACGGCGGTGGAAACGGCGGAAAAGAACGGCGAGCCGTTGCCGCCGCTGGAATGGCTGCGTTTCGTCGATCAATATTCCCGAGACAACGAAATCAATCCCTTGCTGGTATGGGCGCTGATCGACGTTGAATCCGCCTGGCAGCGGGATATTGTCTCCTCAAAGGGCGCGCAAGGCCTGATGCAATTGATGCCGCCTACCGCCGATGACCTCAACGTCGACGATCCCTTCGATCCCGAAGAAAACATCCGCGGTGGAACCCAATATTTGCGATTTCTCTTGTCGATGTTCAACGATAGGGACACCGCCCTGGCGGCCTATAACGTCGGACCCGGCCGCGTGGAGAAAACAGGCGTTCCCCCCGCCGGGAAGCGCTACATCGCTAAAGTGACCAAGCGACTGGCCGCCTTGCAAGAACGGTTTGGCGTTAACGTCAATTAA
- a CDS encoding PmoA family protein yields MVKPIQNIFHRFSSVMRIGLALAILSSVFAFCAWSAEKIEIVRKPLEQIKILCQGKEVAVYHAGEALDKSFIHPLWTPDRRCVTYDSPADHIHHRALSVGWPDVSGIDFWAESNSPPGKRGFITPTSVKVQETKDGVRLVESNQWKSEGGDLLVEGRHEWNFLAPRGNLQIADVDLQLTAAVSEVVFGSEYNSDKKSPRTYHGLTFRIGPFADFRFYNSGNDEGDANCMGKAAKWCAISGLQNGGPITAAIFDHPGNDSHPTQFFALGQNMQFLSSSPNYSQPKILKKGETWRLRYRVIAAGQPEKGSAWDLEALWREYAQGR; encoded by the coding sequence ATGGTAAAACCAATTCAGAATATTTTCCACCGCTTCTCCAGCGTGATGCGAATAGGCCTTGCGCTGGCCATCCTTAGCAGCGTCTTCGCTTTCTGCGCTTGGAGCGCAGAGAAAATAGAAATCGTCCGCAAGCCGCTCGAACAGATCAAAATCTTATGCCAGGGCAAGGAAGTCGCCGTTTATCATGCGGGGGAGGCGTTGGACAAATCCTTCATTCATCCCCTTTGGACGCCGGATCGTCGTTGCGTCACCTATGACTCCCCGGCGGATCATATCCACCACCGAGCGCTCAGCGTAGGCTGGCCGGACGTATCGGGAATCGATTTCTGGGCGGAATCGAATTCGCCTCCAGGAAAGCGGGGCTTTATCACGCCAACCAGCGTCAAAGTGCAAGAAACGAAGGATGGCGTTCGCTTGGTGGAATCGAATCAGTGGAAAAGCGAAGGCGGCGATTTGTTAGTGGAAGGACGCCACGAATGGAATTTCTTGGCGCCTCGGGGAAATTTGCAGATAGCGGACGTTGATTTGCAGCTGACGGCCGCCGTTTCCGAAGTCGTTTTCGGCTCCGAATACAATAGTGATAAGAAATCGCCGCGCACGTATCATGGATTGACGTTCCGCATCGGGCCTTTCGCCGATTTTCGTTTTTACAATTCCGGAAATGACGAAGGCGATGCGAATTGCATGGGAAAAGCGGCGAAATGGTGCGCCATTTCCGGTTTGCAGAACGGCGGGCCGATAACGGCGGCGATTTTCGATCATCCCGGCAACGATTCCCATCCCACTCAGTTTTTCGCGTTAGGGCAAAATATGCAGTTTCTTTCCAGCTCGCCCAATTACAGCCAGCCGAAAATACTAAAAAAAGGAGAGACCTGGCGTCTGCGATACCGGGTGATCGCGGCGGGACAGCCGGAAAAGGGAAGCGCATGGGATTTAGAGGCTTTATGGCGCGAATACGCTCAAGGCCGTTGA
- the larE gene encoding ATP-dependent sacrificial sulfur transferase LarE, with protein sequence MSNHLDEKYQRLQAIFREIGSVVIGYSGGVDSAFLAKAATDVLGDRALCVAAVSGSYPEFERREAEKNAREMGLNFECVTTSELDDPNYRKNAADRCYFCKKELVSHLQRIAQERGYRAIAVGTNLDDLGDYRPGQQAVKEGGARNPLVEAGLTKEDIRLLSKRLNIPTWNKPAFACLSSRFPYGEEITPEKLRMVEQAEDYLRQLGFQQYRVRHHHNLARIETPPDAMPKILENREEIYRRFREIGYAYISLDLMGYRQGSMNETLIQIGKSPSIS encoded by the coding sequence ATGTCAAATCATTTGGATGAAAAATACCAGCGTCTGCAAGCCATTTTTCGCGAAATCGGCAGCGTGGTAATCGGTTATTCCGGCGGCGTCGACAGCGCGTTTTTGGCGAAAGCCGCAACGGATGTTCTCGGCGACCGCGCTCTTTGCGTGGCCGCCGTCAGCGGCAGCTACCCCGAATTCGAACGGCGGGAAGCAGAAAAAAACGCCCGCGAAATGGGTTTGAATTTCGAATGCGTAACCACTTCGGAATTGGACGATCCCAACTACCGCAAGAACGCCGCCGACCGTTGTTATTTCTGCAAGAAGGAATTGGTTTCCCATTTGCAGCGAATCGCGCAGGAGCGGGGCTACCGCGCCATCGCCGTTGGAACCAACTTGGACGATTTGGGCGATTACCGCCCCGGCCAACAGGCGGTCAAGGAAGGGGGCGCGCGCAATCCTCTGGTGGAAGCGGGATTGACCAAGGAAGATATCCGCCTGCTTTCCAAACGTCTGAATATTCCCACTTGGAACAAACCCGCCTTTGCCTGCCTCTCCTCCCGCTTTCCGTACGGCGAGGAAATAACCCCCGAAAAACTGCGCATGGTGGAGCAGGCGGAAGATTATCTGCGTCAATTGGGATTCCAACAGTACCGCGTTCGCCATCATCATAATCTCGCCCGCATCGAAACGCCGCCGGATGCGATGCCGAAAATTCTCGAAAACCGGGAGGAAATTTATCGCCGCTTTCGCGAAATTGGCTATGCTTATATCTCTTTGGACCTCATGGGATACCGCCAGGGAAGCATGAATGAAACGTTGATTCAAATTGGAAAATCCCCTTCCATATCGTAA
- a CDS encoding STAS domain-containing protein encodes MRIIIDSAELYSRKVGGAAVISIHGSFLVGEVAKLQNLFNHHKHEGVQDFIVDLENTRLLQSHVIGQLLVIIQDITKSGGRICLVKPTERVRFVLNLTRVSELVPVYDSMQEAIEAFSLPAEGLET; translated from the coding sequence GTGAGGATTATTATCGATAGCGCTGAACTCTATAGCCGCAAAGTAGGCGGCGCCGCCGTCATCTCCATCCATGGATCGTTCCTTGTCGGCGAAGTCGCCAAATTGCAAAACCTATTCAATCATCACAAGCATGAAGGCGTTCAAGATTTCATCGTCGATCTGGAGAATACGCGCCTGCTGCAAAGCCATGTCATCGGCCAGTTGCTGGTCATCATCCAGGATATCACCAAGAGCGGAGGCCGCATTTGTCTGGTCAAACCTACGGAACGGGTGCGATTCGTTTTGAATCTAACCCGCGTATCCGAACTCGTACCGGTATACGATTCTATGCAAGAAGCAATCGAAGCCTTCTCTCTACCCGCCGAGGGATTGGAAACCTGA
- a CDS encoding PH domain-containing protein → MYESMKDLLLDLFRAPKGPPDPPAGTHASIAVFRASPQYLTYQYLILLVGMFLLSVFFGFAGIAFLMKEASLGILLCLILVILWSAIGVGGYFLIRLEYDMRYYIVSDRSLRIRTGVWNIMEQTLTFANIQNIQVQQGPLERVLGISRVVVETAGGGSVAAPNGGQTTNYHRASLSGLENAESIRDLILSYLKKLPHSTGLGEPDDRQAPVSAAGRGFTPQDAEALREILSEVKILRSTLLRPPANG, encoded by the coding sequence ATGTATGAGTCGATGAAGGACCTGTTATTGGATTTGTTCCGCGCTCCAAAAGGTCCGCCCGATCCTCCCGCGGGAACGCACGCCAGCATCGCCGTCTTCCGCGCTTCCCCGCAATATCTCACGTATCAATATTTGATATTGCTGGTAGGGATGTTTTTGTTATCCGTCTTCTTCGGCTTCGCCGGAATCGCTTTCCTGATGAAAGAGGCCTCTTTGGGAATCCTGCTGTGCTTGATTCTTGTTATTCTATGGAGCGCGATCGGAGTGGGAGGATATTTTCTCATCCGCCTGGAATACGACATGCGTTATTACATCGTTTCCGACCGCAGCTTGCGCATCCGCACCGGCGTTTGGAACATTATGGAGCAGACCTTAACCTTCGCGAACATTCAGAATATTCAAGTCCAGCAAGGGCCATTGGAACGAGTGTTGGGGATTTCGCGCGTCGTCGTCGAAACGGCGGGCGGCGGCTCTGTCGCCGCGCCGAATGGCGGACAAACGACGAATTATCATAGGGCGTCGTTGAGCGGATTGGAAAACGCGGAATCGATACGCGATTTGATCTTGAGTTATTTAAAGAAATTACCTCATTCCACCGGCTTGGGCGAACCGGACGATCGACAAGCGCCCGTCTCTGCGGCTGGGAGAGGCTTCACGCCGCAGGATGCCGAGGCGTTGCGCGAGATACTCTCTGAAGTAAAAATATTGCGCTCCACTCTCCTTCGTCCGCCGGCAAACGGTTAA
- a CDS encoding ABC transporter permease: MKALRHPYILFGGTIAILLIVIAVFAPYITPCAPDEIDLHARYLKPSWEHWFGTDVMGRDIYTRVVYGTRISLGGGVASRTMGLIIGVIVGALSGYYGGKTDMILQRIVDVTMAFPFLLLVIAIAIIFSDWSLAEASNGLLPVFLALSAVMWAGMARLMRSQVMVVKEREYVLAAKAFGASDFAILFRHILPNAYAPALIWWTMGLAQAIMAEAGLSFLGLGVRPPTPSWGGMINYGTQAIREAPWESFFPGAALALTVLAFNLLGEGLRDVLDVRGAGAPVREK, encoded by the coding sequence ATGAAAGCGCTGCGCCATCCCTATATTCTTTTCGGCGGAACGATAGCGATTTTGCTGATCGTAATCGCCGTTTTCGCGCCTTATATCACTCCCTGCGCTCCCGACGAGATCGATCTCCACGCGCGTTATCTTAAGCCCTCGTGGGAGCATTGGTTCGGAACGGACGTGATGGGACGCGATATTTATACGCGAGTGGTTTACGGAACGCGGATTTCGCTCGGCGGCGGCGTCGCCTCGCGCACGATGGGTTTGATTATCGGCGTCATCGTCGGTGCGTTGTCGGGCTATTACGGCGGCAAGACGGATATGATTTTACAGCGCATCGTCGATGTAACGATGGCTTTTCCTTTTCTGCTGCTGGTGATAGCCATAGCCATTATTTTTTCCGATTGGAGCCTGGCGGAGGCGAGTAACGGCTTGTTGCCCGTGTTCCTGGCCTTGAGCGCCGTCATGTGGGCGGGGATGGCGCGCTTGATGCGTTCCCAGGTCATGGTGGTTAAAGAACGGGAATACGTCCTCGCCGCCAAAGCCTTCGGCGCATCCGACTTCGCCATCTTATTCCGGCACATCCTCCCTAACGCTTACGCGCCCGCGTTAATCTGGTGGACGATGGGGCTGGCGCAAGCCATCATGGCGGAAGCAGGGCTGTCGTTTCTCGGCCTGGGTGTGCGTCCGCCTACGCCCAGCTGGGGCGGCATGATTAATTATGGAACCCAAGCCATACGCGAAGCGCCGTGGGAATCGTTCTTCCCCGGCGCGGCGCTGGCGTTGACGGTCTTGGCTTTCAACTTGCTGGGAGAGGGATTGCGGGACGTCCTCGACGTTCGCGGCGCGGGCGCGCCTGTGCGTGAGAAATGA
- a CDS encoding family 10 glycosylhydrolase produces MNKFRRIAIALYLCLAILSNHQAMGRERAIWVTRWDYKNADEIAAVMENAKNLGASDVLFQVRGNAAVSYPSKIEPWAWELTGTTPANLGVDPGWDPLQTAIEEAQKRKLGLHAWINVFPGWRGLQSAPAGSNHVWMKHRSWFMIDQRGKMLLPSETFYSFLSPGQPDVRAHLAALCGEMAKSYPGLAGVHLDYVRYPALNEVGNFRDFSYDDASVKNFTAQYGKKPRFDLPEWQQFKRDQVTASIRAIREAIQRSSPTMQLSATFAAEINKATSEVGQDPKTWFSENLVDWAAPMAYERDVPSFRKTLKSLENYFTSEQMQKLTVGVNVDFNSVYTIGKQLESVFASNSGGEILFAYSSLYPIHRSTPKAKAVQSLWREERLKEVILQSLHPTK; encoded by the coding sequence ATGAACAAATTTCGTCGAATTGCAATTGCTTTGTATCTATGTTTGGCGATTCTTTCCAACCATCAGGCTATGGGCCGCGAACGGGCGATTTGGGTTACGCGATGGGATTATAAAAACGCGGATGAGATTGCCGCCGTCATGGAGAATGCCAAGAATCTTGGGGCGAGCGACGTTCTTTTCCAGGTTCGGGGGAACGCCGCCGTTTCCTATCCATCGAAAATCGAGCCTTGGGCTTGGGAATTGACGGGAACCACCCCTGCTAACCTCGGCGTCGATCCGGGATGGGATCCCTTGCAAACGGCGATCGAGGAAGCCCAAAAGAGAAAACTGGGATTGCACGCCTGGATCAACGTTTTCCCCGGCTGGCGTGGGTTGCAATCCGCTCCCGCCGGTTCGAACCATGTCTGGATGAAGCATCGTTCCTGGTTTATGATCGATCAAAGGGGAAAAATGCTGCTGCCGTCGGAAACCTTTTATTCGTTCCTTTCCCCCGGCCAACCGGATGTCCGGGCGCATCTCGCCGCTCTTTGCGGCGAGATGGCGAAATCGTATCCCGGCCTGGCTGGCGTTCATTTGGATTACGTCCGTTATCCCGCGTTGAATGAAGTAGGAAATTTTCGCGATTTTTCTTATGACGACGCCAGCGTAAAAAATTTTACGGCGCAGTACGGAAAGAAGCCTCGCTTCGATTTGCCCGAATGGCAACAGTTCAAACGCGATCAGGTAACCGCTTCCATCCGCGCCATTCGGGAAGCCATTCAACGCTCTTCGCCGACCATGCAACTCTCGGCGACGTTCGCGGCGGAAATCAATAAAGCCACTTCCGAAGTGGGACAAGATCCCAAAACCTGGTTTTCCGAGAATCTTGTCGATTGGGCGGCGCCGATGGCCTATGAAAGGGACGTCCCCTCCTTCCGCAAAACTCTAAAAAGTCTGGAAAACTATTTTACGTCCGAACAAATGCAAAAGTTGACGGTGGGAGTGAATGTGGATTTCAATTCGGTTTATACGATCGGCAAACAGTTGGAATCCGTATTCGCTTCCAACAGCGGCGGTGAAATTTTATTTGCGTATTCTTCTCTATATCCCATCCACCGATCCACGCCCAAAGCGAAAGCAGTTCAATCGCTCTGGCGCGAGGAGCGTCTTAAAGAAGTGATATTGCAAAGCCTGCATCCTACGAAATAA
- a CDS encoding Gfo/Idh/MocA family oxidoreductase, with protein MKNQTINRRHFLGKSAGIGAGVFAAPQIFSPKVLGANDKILMGIIGAGGRGRGVMRSLMGQGAEFIAVNDVFKPNLERGLEAAGAQAKPYDNYRMLLENKDIDAVLIGSPEHQHGVQLIDSVQAGKDAYCEKPMSNSIEEGNKMVKAVRAAKQIVQIGMQRRSSPAVHEAKKIIDDGKLGKIHLARAQWYWQHDNKPLNNSPLDGELDWKQFCYPKKEVKFEPMKYRYWRYFWVFSGGNVTDQGTHLMDVIQWFTNSGTPKEAECFGKVYETIGSETPDVFSAVYDYGDLIATWTLDYANRYQNGWTIFFQGDKGTMILDEDGYRYFEEPWEPGKAPALEYKGGIPTEPHTQNFLDCVKSRQEPNAPVEVGHKAVCGPHLSNVAWHKKRRAYLSEDATKVWT; from the coding sequence ATGAAAAATCAAACGATCAACCGCCGCCACTTTTTAGGAAAATCGGCGGGAATCGGCGCGGGCGTCTTCGCGGCGCCGCAAATTTTCAGCCCGAAAGTTCTTGGCGCCAACGATAAGATTCTTATGGGCATCATCGGCGCGGGCGGACGGGGACGCGGCGTCATGCGCAGCCTGATGGGACAGGGAGCCGAATTCATCGCCGTCAACGACGTTTTCAAACCCAATCTGGAGAGGGGTCTGGAAGCAGCAGGAGCGCAGGCGAAGCCATATGACAATTATCGCATGCTTCTGGAAAACAAGGATATCGATGCCGTCCTCATCGGCAGCCCCGAACATCAGCACGGCGTGCAATTGATTGACTCCGTCCAGGCGGGAAAAGACGCCTACTGCGAAAAACCGATGTCGAACTCCATCGAAGAAGGCAACAAGATGGTCAAAGCCGTTCGCGCCGCGAAACAGATTGTCCAAATCGGAATGCAGCGCCGCAGTTCCCCCGCCGTGCACGAAGCGAAAAAGATCATCGATGACGGCAAGCTGGGCAAAATCCACCTCGCCCGGGCGCAATGGTATTGGCAGCACGACAACAAGCCATTGAACAATTCGCCTCTGGACGGCGAATTGGATTGGAAGCAATTCTGCTACCCCAAAAAAGAAGTGAAATTCGAGCCGATGAAGTACCGCTATTGGCGCTACTTTTGGGTTTTCTCCGGCGGCAACGTTACCGACCAGGGAACCCACCTCATGGACGTCATCCAGTGGTTCACCAATTCCGGAACGCCCAAGGAAGCCGAATGCTTTGGCAAAGTATACGAAACCATCGGTTCGGAAACGCCCGACGTATTTTCCGCCGTCTACGATTACGGCGATTTAATCGCCACTTGGACCCTGGACTATGCCAATCGCTACCAGAATGGCTGGACGATCTTCTTCCAAGGCGATAAGGGAACCATGATTCTGGACGAAGACGGCTACCGCTACTTCGAAGAGCCGTGGGAACCGGGCAAAGCCCCCGCATTGGAATACAAGGGCGGCATCCCAACGGAGCCTCATACGCAAAATTTCCTCGATTGCGTCAAATCCCGCCAGGAACCGAACGCGCCAGTGGAAGTGGGGCACAAAGCCGTCTGCGGACCACATCTCTCCAACGTAGCCTGGCACAAGAAGCGCCGCGCCTACCTCAGCGAAGACGCAACGAAAGTTTGGACTTGA
- a CDS encoding HigA family addiction module antitoxin, giving the protein MDDSLSPIHPGEVLFEDFMKPLGLSQYRLAKDIGVTPIRISRIVHGQRAITVDTAMRLARYFGTSAAVWMGMQVRYDLEMAESKLRDRIEREVKVLRQPVAGA; this is encoded by the coding sequence ATGGATGACAGCCTTTCCCCTATTCACCCCGGCGAAGTATTGTTCGAAGATTTCATGAAGCCGCTCGGATTGAGCCAATATCGCTTGGCGAAGGATATTGGAGTTACTCCCATTCGCATCAGCCGGATTGTTCATGGACAGCGAGCGATTACGGTTGATACCGCCATGCGGCTTGCTCGATATTTTGGCACAAGCGCTGCGGTTTGGATGGGGATGCAAGTCCGTTACGACCTTGAAATGGCCGAAAGCAAATTGCGCGACCGCATCGAGCGGGAAGTGAAAGTTCTTCGTCAACCCGTCGCTGGCGCCTAG
- a CDS encoding DUF58 domain-containing protein gives MSINLIDPAVVSSIAHLKLIARQAVEGAVSGLHHTHFMGRNVEFSEHRPYNPGDELRHIDWRAYAKTDRFHVKLFEEDTNLRALILTDLSGSMRFGESTITKERCAQQLAAALSYLMLAQGDSVGMAVFDDRTRAFVPPRHRQDQWSSILEILAATPMTDSASATASVLSAMGEQLKKRGMVILISDLIENPEQVVSSLAILRKRQQEAIVFHILTPEEIDLPYHGTVEFLPLESPETPLQTNPKRLKRNYCERVQRFLETYRNGFLELGIDYNLVRTDQPLEIYLREYLQMRLKKSYRR, from the coding sequence ATGTCCATAAACCTCATCGATCCGGCGGTCGTATCATCCATCGCCCACTTGAAATTGATCGCCCGCCAGGCGGTGGAGGGCGCGGTTTCTGGCCTTCATCATACCCACTTTATGGGGCGAAATGTGGAATTCAGCGAACATCGGCCCTACAATCCCGGCGACGAATTGCGCCATATCGACTGGCGCGCCTACGCCAAAACAGACCGTTTTCATGTTAAACTCTTTGAAGAAGATACCAATCTTCGCGCCCTGATCCTGACCGATCTGAGCGGATCGATGCGGTTCGGAGAATCGACCATCACGAAAGAACGCTGCGCCCAGCAACTGGCGGCGGCGCTATCCTATCTCATGCTCGCCCAAGGCGACAGCGTGGGAATGGCGGTTTTCGACGACCGGACGCGGGCTTTTGTTCCTCCCCGCCATCGGCAGGATCAATGGAGTTCCATCTTGGAAATCCTGGCCGCTACGCCGATGACGGATTCCGCTTCGGCCACCGCTTCCGTTCTTTCCGCGATGGGCGAACAACTTAAAAAACGGGGCATGGTGATTTTGATTTCCGATTTAATCGAAAATCCCGAACAAGTCGTTAGCAGCCTGGCGATTTTGCGCAAACGGCAACAAGAAGCCATCGTATTCCATATCCTGACGCCGGAAGAGATCGATCTGCCCTACCACGGAACGGTCGAGTTTCTTCCCTTGGAATCGCCGGAAACGCCCCTGCAAACCAACCCCAAACGCTTGAAAAGGAACTACTGCGAGCGGGTGCAGCGTTTTCTTGAAACCTACCGCAATGGATTCCTCGAATTAGGTATCGATTATAATTTGGTCCGTACGGATCAACCCTTGGAGATTTATCTCCGGGAATATCTTCAGATGAGATTGAAAAAATCATACCGTCGATGA
- a CDS encoding type II secretion system protein translates to MFFRNRGFTLIELLIVVAIIGVLAAIAVPNFLNAQIRAKIARAESDLRAIGTAVAMYTIDRNAPPPHTHPDLGDATTGYIRFNLTTPVAYLTTGLLPDPFVNQRDAIRIEQSEQYYTYHNVQFYVAKSIHPPVFLDYYGTWRACSYGPDQTYYGTMSYGMQIYDSSNGLVSEGNIWASQKMPIVTGYPKI, encoded by the coding sequence GTGTTTTTTAGAAATAGGGGATTCACCCTGATCGAATTGCTTATCGTCGTAGCCATTATCGGCGTGCTGGCCGCCATCGCCGTTCCCAATTTTTTAAACGCGCAAATCCGCGCCAAAATCGCCCGCGCCGAGTCCGACCTGAGGGCGATCGGAACCGCCGTCGCCATGTATACGATCGATCGCAACGCGCCGCCGCCGCATACGCATCCGGACCTGGGAGACGCTACTACCGGCTATATCCGCTTCAACCTGACGACTCCGGTCGCCTACCTAACAACTGGCCTGCTGCCCGATCCTTTCGTCAATCAACGAGACGCCATCCGCATCGAGCAGAGCGAACAGTATTACACATACCATAATGTTCAATTCTATGTGGCAAAGAGCATTCATCCCCCCGTTTTTCTCGACTATTACGGAACCTGGAGAGCCTGCTCCTATGGCCCGGATCAAACGTACTATGGAACGATGTCCTACGGCATGCAAATCTACGACAGTTCCAATGGACTCGTCAGCGAAGGCAATATTTGGGCAAGCCAGAAAATGCCTATCGTTACGGGATATCCCAAAATTTGA
- a CDS encoding transcriptional regulator produces MTSENKPSRLARLIALAEAIRSRDGLSAAELMERFSISEQTFYQDLQDLCDSGVPIYFSEQGYRLNTLAFQSPFHLDRKESLLLMLGLSMLDESGAADRSELNALRAKIIPPAESRVDRLSDSASGGAPLKKVVDPRLIAFLNRAILGKRRVRINYRSRESDKPSWREFSPYAATHRNNSWYAIGFCHRRNEIRTFKIVRILDIIESPEPFREEADFDLEEYLLYSWNIMGGEPNIVVARFDRKVGPLILEKEIAHGRIWKEKGFVYLRTVVSGLDEFSWWIMQYGEHAEVLQPRELRRLLAKRCAKMAAKYSETIMRRSRRVKSCRNTSL; encoded by the coding sequence ATGACAAGCGAAAATAAACCATCCCGGCTGGCGCGCTTGATTGCATTGGCCGAAGCCATTCGCTCCCGCGACGGCCTTTCCGCGGCGGAACTGATGGAGCGTTTCTCGATTTCGGAGCAAACGTTTTATCAGGATTTGCAGGATTTATGCGATTCGGGAGTTCCCATTTATTTCTCCGAGCAAGGGTATCGGCTCAATACGCTGGCTTTTCAATCTCCCTTTCATTTAGACCGGAAAGAATCGCTGCTGTTAATGCTGGGGCTGTCGATGTTGGACGAGTCGGGAGCCGCCGATCGCAGCGAATTGAATGCTTTGCGCGCCAAAATCATTCCGCCCGCCGAAAGCCGCGTCGATCGGCTCAGCGATTCGGCGTCCGGAGGCGCGCCGTTGAAGAAAGTCGTCGATCCCCGTCTCATCGCGTTTCTCAACCGCGCAATCCTGGGAAAGCGCCGCGTACGGATAAATTACCGCTCCCGCGAGAGCGATAAACCGTCCTGGCGCGAATTCAGCCCTTACGCCGCGACCCACCGCAACAATTCCTGGTACGCCATTGGATTCTGTCACAGGAGAAACGAAATCCGGACTTTCAAAATCGTACGCATCCTCGATATCATCGAATCGCCGGAACCCTTTCGCGAGGAGGCCGATTTCGACTTGGAGGAATATCTTCTGTACAGTTGGAATATCATGGGCGGAGAGCCGAATATCGTCGTGGCGCGTTTCGATCGCAAAGTGGGGCCGTTAATCTTGGAAAAAGAGATCGCCCACGGACGCATTTGGAAGGAAAAAGGCTTCGTCTATTTGCGGACCGTGGTCTCCGGCCTGGACGAATTCAGCTGGTGGATCATGCAATACGGAGAACATGCGGAAGTACTGCAACCCCGCGAACTACGCCGCTTGCTGGCCAAGCGTTGCGCGAAAATGGCGGCAAAATACAGCGAGACGATCATGAGACGATCGCGGAGAGTGAAATCATGCCGGAATACATCCCTTTGA